The nucleotide sequence CAATCAAGGTATCGAGATCGCCGGCATCGCCGCGCGGGAGGCGACGGAAGCGAGCCGCATTGCGCAGGAAGAGCGGGTGCGCGCACTGGAGATCGCCCGCGTCAGGACCATCGAAGAGGCCGACATTGCTTCGCGCGAGGCGATCGAGGCGGCGCGGATCGCGCAGGAGCAGGCGGTCGCCGCCAAGCGCATCCTCTCCGAGCAGGAAACGCGCAGCCTGGAGATCTCGCGCACCGAAGCCGTCGAGGCTGCCGATCTCAAGCGGCGCGAAGCCGTCGAGCGGCGGCGCATCGAGGTCGAGTTGGCGCTGGAGGCCGAGCGCATCGCTTCGTCGCGGACGCGTGAGGTGCTCAACATCGATCAGAAGAAGGCGATCGAGCTGGCCGATGAAATCAGAGTGATCGAGCTCGCGGCCAAGCGCGCCGAGCGCATCGATGCCGACCGTCAGGTGAAGGAAGCCGAGATCGTCGCGCGCAAACAGGTCGAGACCGCCGACGTCTCGCGCGAGCAGGCGCTGGAGGCGGTCCGGCTGGAGCGCCGCCGGGCCATCGAGCAGCTCGAAGTGGCGCGCGTGCAGTCGCTGCAGGAGGCCGAGATCGCCGCCCGCGAGGAGGTCGAGCGTGCGCGCATCGCATCCGATCGCGGCCTCGACGAGGCCCGCATCGGGAGGGAACGCGAGCTGCGCAAGCTCGAGGTCAACCGCGAGAAGGACGTCGAGACGGCGCTGATGGAGAAGGCGATCGCGCTGTACCAGAAGTCGCTGGAGGAGTCCGCGGCCAAGGTGACGGCGGAGGAGGCGCGCACGCGCGCGACCGAGGCCGCGGAGAAGGTGATCACGGCACGCGAGAGCGAGATCGCCCGACGCCGCAAGACGGTCGAGGTGCTGCTCGCCGAGAAGCAGGCGGAGGAGACCCGCATCGCCGCCGAGGCCGAGCGCGTGCGCGCGGCGGTGGAAGCCGAAGCGCAGCGGCTGCTCAACGAGGCCGAAAACGTGCTGACCGACCAGGCGCGCTACTCGCTGTTCCGCCGCAAGTTGCTCGACCGCATTGAGGGCATCGTGCGTGAGAGCGTCAAGCCGATGGAGAAGATCGAAGGCATTCGTATCCTCCAGGTCGACGGCCTCAATGGAAATGGCGGCGGCAATGGCGGAAGAAGCGCGACCGACGAGGTGATCGACTCGGCGCTGCGCTACCGCGTGCAGGCGCCGCTGATCGACTCCATCCTCTCCGACATCGGCGTCGAGGGCGGCAGTCTCGCCAAGATGCCGGGCCTGATCCGCGAAGCCAGGGACATGCAGGGCATCCGCAAGGACACGGCGGCGCGCAAGGATGCCGGCGGCGGAGCCGGCGACGGAACACCGACCGAGCCGTCGGGCGACCGTGGTCCGCGCAAGAAGGGTTGATGCGAGATGGCGAGGGTTTACGTCTCCACGGTCGTCAATGCGCGCAATGATCGGGTCTGGGCGCGTGTCCGCGATTTCAACGGCCTGCCGAATTGGCATCCGGCCATCGCCGAGAGCCGCATCGAGGGCGGCGAGCCCGCCGACAAGATCGGTTGCGTCAGGGATTTTCGTCTGCGCAACGGCGATCGTATCCGCGAAAAGCTGCTCGGCCTGTCCGACTACGACATGTTCTGCACCTACTCGATCCTGGAATCGCCGATGGGCGTGTCGAACTACGTCGCCACCTTGCGGCTGACGCCGGTGACGGACGGCGACAAGACGTTCCTGGAATGGACGGCCGAGTTCGACTGCGCGCCGGAGCGCGAGGCCGATCTGGTCGGCTCGATCGGCGGCGGCGTGTTCCAGGGTGGCTTCGATGCGCTCAAGCGCGCCTTCGGAGGCTAGCGCCGTGCCGCACGTCGTCAAGAGCACCATCGTCGATGCCCCCACCGATCGGGTGTGGGAGGTGCTGCGCGACTTCAATGGCCACGATCGCTGGCACCCGGCGGTCGCGACCTCGGCGATCGAGCGCTCGCAGACGTCCGACAAGATCGGCTGCGTCAGGCGCTTCCGGCTCCAGGACGGCTCGGAATTGCGCGAGCAGTTGCTCGCGCTCTCCGACCTCGAACAGAGCTTCAGCTACTGCCTGCTCGATACCCCGGTCCAGCTCTTCAACTACGTCGCCCATGTCCGGCTGCTGCCGGTCACTGACGGCGACCGCACGTTCTGGCACTGGGAGAGCCGTTTCACGACTCGGCCCGAGCAGACCGAAGCGCTGACGCGCATGGTAGCGGAAGACATCTACCAGGCCGGCTTCGAGGCGATCCGCTCGCATCTGAAGCAGGCGGCATGAACGAGAGGTGAGCCGATGCCGGTGACGGTCAGGACATTCCAGGCGCTGAGCGAGGCGGCGTCCGCGCTGTCGTCGGATCGCGCGGCGCGCTATCTCGGCGGCGGCACGCTGGTGATGCGTGATCTCAACGAGGGTGACGTCTCGATTGGGACCGTGGTCCGCGCCACCGACCGCGCCTTGCAGGGCATCGAAGCCGCCGGCGCGCGTGTGCGCATCGGCGCCGGCGTCACCTTCGCGCGTGTGCTGGCCGAGCGCGAACTCGCCTTCCTGCATCCGGCCGCGCGCTCGATCGGCGGCCCGGCGGTGCGCAACATGGGCACCGTCGGCGGCAACCTGTTCGCGCCAGCGCCGTTCGGCGACTTCACGGTGGCGCTGCTGGCGCTCGACGGCATGATCTCGCTGCAGGGCGGCTTCGGGTTGCGCGACATGCCGCTCGAGGAATTCCTGCAATCGCGCGACCGTCAGGCGGGTGCGCTGGTCGTGGCCGTATCCTGCATCCGGCCCGTATCGGCCGATGCATTCCGCTACCGCAAGATCGCGCGCATCAAGCCGAAGGGCGGCTCGGTCATCACGCTCGCGGCGCACCTCCCGCAGAGCGGCGGCCGCGTCACCGGCGCGCGCATCGCACTGGGGTCGATGGCACCGACCGCGATCCGCGCCAAGGCCGCCGAGCGCGCGCTGGAAGGCCGGCCGCTCGATGCCAGCGCGATGAGTGCGGCGGCCGCCGCAGCAGGCGAGGGCACGTCGCCAGCCGATAACTCGCTGGCGAGCGCGTGGTACCGCCGCGAGGTTGTCGGCGTGCATCTGCGGCGGTTGTTGTCGGGACAGGAGAGCTAGGTCATGGCGAAAACTCCGCTGCAGTTTCGCCACAACGGACGCGATGTCGCGCTGTTCGTCGATGGCGGTACCAATCTTCTGGTCGTGCTCCGAGAAATGCTCGGTGACGTGACGCCAAAATTCGGCTGCGGGCAGGGCGGCTGTGGCGCCTGCACCGTGCTGATTGATGGCGAGGCGCACCTCTCCTGCCTGACGCTCGCCGAGACCGTCGAGGGCCGCGCGGTCGAGACGCTCGACGGCATCAAGTCCGGGCCGAACCTGCATCCGCTGCAACGCGCCTTCGCGGAAGGGTTTGCCGCGCAATGCGGCTTTTGCACGCCGGGCATGCTGATGGCCGCCAAGGCGCTGCTCGATCGCAATCCGCAGCCGAGCCGCGAGCAGGTGGTGGAGGCGATCTCCGGCAACATCTGCCGCTGCACCGGCTACGAGCCGATCATCAATGCGGTGCTGGCGGCGGCCGCATCGCGCGCGAGCGCCTGAGGGGAGAGCGTCATGCTGGAACTGCGCAAGGACATCTTCGCCGACGAGCGCGACGACAATCTCAACGAGGTCGGCAAGGGTACGCAGCGCCAGGATATGCTGGGCCACGTCACCGGCACCTCGACCTATTTCAATGACCACAAGCTGCAGGGCATGCTGCATCTGCGTGTCGTGAGATCCACGCAGCCGCATGCGAGGCTGCGCCGCGTCGACACCAGCGAGGCCGAGCGAAGCGAGGGCGTCCGGCGGGTCATCAAGGGCGCCGATGTGCCGCGCAATCTCAACACGCTGCTCAGCCTGATCAATTTCGGCAAGGACGACGAGCCGACGCTGGCCGTCGACAAGGTGCGCTATCGCGGCGAGCCGATCGTCGCCATTGTCGCCGACACGCCGCGTGCGGCTGCCGAGGCGGCGGCCAAGGTGCGCGTCGACTACGAGGCCTTGCCGGCGGTGTTCGATGTCGAGGAGGCGCTGAAGCCCGGCGCGCCGACGGTCAACGAGACCTATCCGAAGAACACCTTCACCTATCACGAGCGCTACGATCATCAGAAGCTGCGGTTCGGCGATGTCGAACGCGGGTTTGCTCAGGCCGATCACGTGCTGGAGCAGCGTTACCAGATGTCGCCGATCGAGCATGCGCCGGTCGAGACCAACGGCTCGATTGCCGCGCCCGACACCAACGGGCGCTACGTCGTCTACACCTCCACCCAGGCGCTGTTCTTCTCGCTCGACACCTGCGCCAAGATCCTCGATCTGCCGTCGAACACGTTCCATTTCATCGGCGGCACCGTCGGCGGCGGCTTCGGCGGCAAGGTCGACACCTTGACCGAGCCGCTCGCGATCCTCGCGGCGATGCTGACCGGGCGGCCGGTGCGCTATTTGTTCGGGCGCGAGGAGGAGATGCAGTTCGGGCCGCCGCGCGGCGCCGAGCGGATCTACATCAAGGACGGCGTGATGCGCGACGGCCGCATCGTCGCGCGCCAGATCCGCGGCTATTTCGACTCCGGCGCGTACACGCGGCTGTCGAGCTACGCCGTTGTCAAATGCGCCGCGCATCTGCCTGGGCCGTATACGATCCCGAATGTTCATGGCGACATCTACTGCGTCTTCACCAACCGCACGCCGGCGACCGCGATGCGCGGCTTCGGCATCACCGGCATGGACTTCGCGCTCGAATGCCAGATGGACAAGCTCGCGCATCTCATTGGCATGGACCCCATGGAGTTCCGTATCCTCAATGCGTACCGCGACGGCGACATGAAGGCGCATCGGCGCGAGGCCAAGAACACCGCGCTGATCGAATGCGTGCAGGTCGCAGCGGAGAAGGCGAAGTGGCCGATCCGCGAGGAGTTCCGCCGGATGTCGTCGCGCAAGGATGGTGGCGGGGCGCGAGCCGCGGTGCCGCCCCCACCCCGCGAGCCCGTGCAGCCGCGGTCTGTGCCCGCGCAGCAGCGCACCAGCTACGACCGCGGGCTGCCCATCTCACCGCCCGAGCCGCCGCCACCACCGAGCCCGGCGCCATCGCCGGGACACGGTGCGACGCGGTTCTCATCCGTCTTCGGCACGAGGAGGCGCTGACATGACCCGATACCGCGGCCGCGGCATGGCGGCAATCAACTATCCCATCGGCATGAATCTCGGTGGCGATCCGAGCCAGGCGCTGGTGCATTCCAATCCTAGCGGCAAGTTCACGGTGGCGCTGTCGTCGATCGATCTCGGGCAAGGCATGAAGTCGGTGACGCGGCAGATCTGCGCCGAGACGCTCGGCGTGCCCGTCGAGGACGTCTATGTCGACACGGCGGACTCCGACACGGGCCCGCATTGCATGGGTTCGTTCGCCTCGCGCGGCACGCATCGCGTCGGCAATGCCGTGATGGCCGCTGCCAAGGAGGCGCGCGGCGTCATGATGGAGGCGGCGGCAGAGGAACTCGAGGTCAACGCCAGCGACCTCGAGACCGATGGCCGCGGCAACATCCACGTCAGGGGCGCGCCGCATCGCTCGATCTCGGTGAAGGATGTCGCCATCGCCGCGCAGTTCCGCCAGGGCAAGACCATCTCCGGCCGCGGCATTTTCCTGGTGCCGCTGTCGGACGTCGATCCCGAGACCGGCGAGATGTCGCCGGCGACCTGCTACGCGCACGCGTGTCTGGTTGCGGAGGTCGACGTCGATGACGAGACCGGCGAGGTCGGCGTGATCAGGATGGACAGTGCTTATGAGCTCGGGCGAGCGCTCAACCCACGTCTTGTCGAGCAGCAGTTGGTCGGTGGCGCTTGGATGGGGATGAGCCACGCGCTGTATGAGACCACCGAGCCGTATTATCCCGATCCCAGGCAGGGCCCGCGCGACTTCGTCGAATATCTGATGCCAGGACCCGGCGACATCTGTCCGCACGACATCGCGGTGCTGGAGCGGCCCGCGCCCGACGGCCCGTTCGGCGGCAAGGGACCGGGCGAGATGTGCGCCAACCCGGTGCTTCCGGCAATCGCGAATGCGATCTTCAATGCGGTCGGCGTGCGCATCGATGAGCTGCCGATCACGCCGGAGAAGGTGCTGCGCGCGATCAAGGCGCAGGGCGGCGCGCGGCCGCAAACGCGGCGGTGACGGCGCATGGTGGTCCGAAGCAACATCGTCGGCATCGACTCGCCGCAGGCGCTGGAAAAGGCGCTGCGCGCGGCCTATTACCTCGCCGATGACGGGCTCTCCACCGCCGCCTATCTCGCGCTCGCGCTCGGCAAGCCGCTGCTGCTCGAAGGCGCGCCCGGCGTCGGCAAGACCGAGGCTGCGAAAGCGATCGCCGCAGTGCTCGGCCGCAAGATGATCCGGCTGCAATGCTACGAGGGCATCGACGCGGCAGCGGCGCTGTACGAGTGGAACTACCCGCGCCAGATGCTCGCGATCCGCCAGGCCGGCGAGGAGAGCATCGACATTTACGGCGAGAGCTTCCTGATCGAGCGGCCGATGCTGGCCTGCCTGCGCGCGCCGGACTCCACTGTTCTCCTGATCGACGAGATCGATCGCGCCGACCAGGAGTTCGAGGCCTTCCTGCTCGAATTCCTCTCCGACTTCCAGATCTCGATTCCCGAGCGCGGCACGGTACGCGCGGCCGAGCGGCCGATCGTGGTGCTGACCTCGAACCGGACCCGTGACCTGCATGAAGCGCTGCGTCGCCGCTGTGTCTATCATTGGATCGATTATCCCGATGCGGAACGCGAAGCGCGGATCGTGATGATGCGCGCCTCCAGCGTCGCTGAAGGAACGGCGCGGGCGGTGGTGTCGGCGGTGGCGAAGCTTAGGCGCGAGCCTTTGAGCAAGGCGCCCGGGATCGCCGAGGCCGTCGATTGGGCCGAGGCGGCGACCTTGCTGAACCGGACCGGCGCGCGCTGGCCTGATGCATTCAAGCGATCCATCGGTGTCGCGCTGAAGGATGAGGAGGATCTGTCCTTCGTCGCGCCGCGGCTGGACGCGCTGCTAGCGGAGGCGACGACATGAGCGAGGTCCGCTTGCCACGCGCCACCGGGATCTTCGTGACCTTCGCCGCCCTGCTGCGGCGGAACGGCTTTGCCGTTGCACCCGAGCAGACTACGGCCTTCCTCGCCGCGATCGAACTGCTCGGGCCGGCCAGTCTCGACGATATCAGGCGTGCGGGAGCCGCGACCCTGGCGCCGCCGCCGGAGCGGCTCTGCACCTATCATCTGCTGTTCGACATTCATTTCGGCGTGAGCGAGGCGACGGCCCTCAGCGAGAGCGACCAGCAGGATGACGTCATCCGGCTGCAGGAGGAGGGCGACGACGGCGTCGATCCCGACAGCACGCAGGAGCAGAACGAGTCCGGGCTCGCGGCCACGCAAGCCGAGGCGCTGGTCGCGCGCCGTCTTGCGGCCACGAGCGGCGGCAATGCCTTGCAGCGTCTCGCACGGCAGGCGCGTGCAAAGCTGCCGAAGCGGCGCGGCCACCGCCGAATGCGCGCGCGGCGCGGCAGCTTCGTCGATTTGCGTCGAACCTTGCGCGAGAGTGTGCGCCGCGACGGCGAAGTGCTGTCGCTGCGGCGGCTGAAGCGGCGGCCGCGGCTGCGCCGTCTGTTGTTGTTGATCGACGTCTCCGGCTCGATGAAGGCGCGCACCGAGGACAACATGCGGCTGGCCCACGTGCTGGTGCAAGCCATCCCGCACGTTGAGGTGTTCACGCTCGGCACGCGGCTGACTCGCATCACACGCCCGCTGCGCCTGAAGCGGCGCGAGCAGGCGCTGCTCGCGGCCTCTCATCTGGTCAGCGATTGGGACGGCGGCACGCGGATCGGCGAGGCGCTGCAGGCCTTTCTCGCGGTGCCGCGCTTCTCGACTTACGCCCGTGGTGCAGCGGTCCTGGTGATCTCCGATGGACTGGAGCGCGGCGATCATCAGGTGCTCCGCGAGGCCGTGTGGAAGCTGTCGCTGCGTGCCTGGCGCGTGAGCTGGCTGACGCCGCTGGCGACCGGGCCCGGCTTCAAGCCGCAGACGGAGGCGCTGCAGGCGATCGCCCCATTCGTCGACGATATCGTTCCCGGCGGCTCCGACGACGTCATCGTCTCGCATGTGCTGTCGCTGGCGCAGAGGAGGGCGGCATGAGCGGATATGTAGATGCGCATCATCATATCTGGCGCCAGGCCGATCTGCCTTGGCTC is from Bradyrhizobium sp. ORS 285 and encodes:
- a CDS encoding SRPBCC family protein — protein: MARVYVSTVVNARNDRVWARVRDFNGLPNWHPAIAESRIEGGEPADKIGCVRDFRLRNGDRIREKLLGLSDYDMFCTYSILESPMGVSNYVATLRLTPVTDGDKTFLEWTAEFDCAPEREADLVGSIGGGVFQGGFDALKRAFGG
- a CDS encoding SRPBCC family protein — protein: MPHVVKSTIVDAPTDRVWEVLRDFNGHDRWHPAVATSAIERSQTSDKIGCVRRFRLQDGSELREQLLALSDLEQSFSYCLLDTPVQLFNYVAHVRLLPVTDGDRTFWHWESRFTTRPEQTEALTRMVAEDIYQAGFEAIRSHLKQAA
- a CDS encoding xanthine dehydrogenase family protein subunit M, encoding MPVTVRTFQALSEAASALSSDRAARYLGGGTLVMRDLNEGDVSIGTVVRATDRALQGIEAAGARVRIGAGVTFARVLAERELAFLHPAARSIGGPAVRNMGTVGGNLFAPAPFGDFTVALLALDGMISLQGGFGLRDMPLEEFLQSRDRQAGALVVAVSCIRPVSADAFRYRKIARIKPKGGSVITLAAHLPQSGGRVTGARIALGSMAPTAIRAKAAERALEGRPLDASAMSAAAAAAGEGTSPADNSLASAWYRREVVGVHLRRLLSGQES
- a CDS encoding (2Fe-2S)-binding protein; protein product: MAKTPLQFRHNGRDVALFVDGGTNLLVVLREMLGDVTPKFGCGQGGCGACTVLIDGEAHLSCLTLAETVEGRAVETLDGIKSGPNLHPLQRAFAEGFAAQCGFCTPGMLMAAKALLDRNPQPSREQVVEAISGNICRCTGYEPIINAVLAAAASRASA
- a CDS encoding xanthine dehydrogenase family protein molybdopterin-binding subunit, which codes for MLELRKDIFADERDDNLNEVGKGTQRQDMLGHVTGTSTYFNDHKLQGMLHLRVVRSTQPHARLRRVDTSEAERSEGVRRVIKGADVPRNLNTLLSLINFGKDDEPTLAVDKVRYRGEPIVAIVADTPRAAAEAAAKVRVDYEALPAVFDVEEALKPGAPTVNETYPKNTFTYHERYDHQKLRFGDVERGFAQADHVLEQRYQMSPIEHAPVETNGSIAAPDTNGRYVVYTSTQALFFSLDTCAKILDLPSNTFHFIGGTVGGGFGGKVDTLTEPLAILAAMLTGRPVRYLFGREEEMQFGPPRGAERIYIKDGVMRDGRIVARQIRGYFDSGAYTRLSSYAVVKCAAHLPGPYTIPNVHGDIYCVFTNRTPATAMRGFGITGMDFALECQMDKLAHLIGMDPMEFRILNAYRDGDMKAHRREAKNTALIECVQVAAEKAKWPIREEFRRMSSRKDGGGARAAVPPPPREPVQPRSVPAQQRTSYDRGLPISPPEPPPPPSPAPSPGHGATRFSSVFGTRRR
- a CDS encoding xanthine dehydrogenase family protein molybdopterin-binding subunit, whose protein sequence is MTRYRGRGMAAINYPIGMNLGGDPSQALVHSNPSGKFTVALSSIDLGQGMKSVTRQICAETLGVPVEDVYVDTADSDTGPHCMGSFASRGTHRVGNAVMAAAKEARGVMMEAAAEELEVNASDLETDGRGNIHVRGAPHRSISVKDVAIAAQFRQGKTISGRGIFLVPLSDVDPETGEMSPATCYAHACLVAEVDVDDETGEVGVIRMDSAYELGRALNPRLVEQQLVGGAWMGMSHALYETTEPYYPDPRQGPRDFVEYLMPGPGDICPHDIAVLERPAPDGPFGGKGPGEMCANPVLPAIANAIFNAVGVRIDELPITPEKVLRAIKAQGGARPQTRR
- a CDS encoding MoxR family ATPase, producing MVVRSNIVGIDSPQALEKALRAAYYLADDGLSTAAYLALALGKPLLLEGAPGVGKTEAAKAIAAVLGRKMIRLQCYEGIDAAAALYEWNYPRQMLAIRQAGEESIDIYGESFLIERPMLACLRAPDSTVLLIDEIDRADQEFEAFLLEFLSDFQISIPERGTVRAAERPIVVLTSNRTRDLHEALRRRCVYHWIDYPDAEREARIVMMRASSVAEGTARAVVSAVAKLRREPLSKAPGIAEAVDWAEAATLLNRTGARWPDAFKRSIGVALKDEEDLSFVAPRLDALLAEATT
- a CDS encoding VWA domain-containing protein; translated protein: MSEVRLPRATGIFVTFAALLRRNGFAVAPEQTTAFLAAIELLGPASLDDIRRAGAATLAPPPERLCTYHLLFDIHFGVSEATALSESDQQDDVIRLQEEGDDGVDPDSTQEQNESGLAATQAEALVARRLAATSGGNALQRLARQARAKLPKRRGHRRMRARRGSFVDLRRTLRESVRRDGEVLSLRRLKRRPRLRRLLLLIDVSGSMKARTEDNMRLAHVLVQAIPHVEVFTLGTRLTRITRPLRLKRREQALLAASHLVSDWDGGTRIGEALQAFLAVPRFSTYARGAAVLVISDGLERGDHQVLREAVWKLSLRAWRVSWLTPLATGPGFKPQTEALQAIAPFVDDIVPGGSDDVIVSHVLSLAQRRAA